In the genome of Enterococcus hirae ATCC 9790, one region contains:
- a CDS encoding DUF975 family protein — translation MEIKLSLSDYRKKARASLAQQWGINAWLVFLSMFVAGLIQMFFEGFFFVDSTQQQIVSFLLENFLLFAFSYALYYIALVVVRGGRAKSNLLFAVFQKKYFGPILVINLINVVINWIINALVLLPGFLIGGVNTYTQLLFNSNTISTDVLSGNALDISYVLTTLLMTFVSLLLMSIVGGLFQFAAWTKFDYPELSIIQCLQYAWYLLKDRLGTYILLQLSFIGWYLVGALALFFGLLWVIAYVNVTIAGFYEQARLEKEPPATYFS, via the coding sequence ATGGAAATAAAGTTATCACTTTCAGATTATCGCAAAAAAGCTCGAGCTAGCCTTGCGCAACAATGGGGAATCAATGCTTGGCTAGTCTTTCTTTCGATGTTTGTTGCGGGTTTGATTCAAATGTTTTTTGAGGGATTTTTTTTCGTAGATAGCACGCAACAACAAATAGTTAGCTTTTTACTAGAGAATTTCCTTTTATTTGCTTTTTCATATGCCTTATATTACATTGCGCTGGTAGTTGTTCGCGGCGGCAGAGCAAAAAGTAATTTATTGTTTGCCGTCTTTCAAAAAAAATATTTTGGACCTATTTTAGTGATTAATTTGATCAATGTTGTGATCAATTGGATCATTAATGCCCTTGTTTTATTACCAGGTTTTTTGATTGGTGGTGTCAATACTTATACACAATTACTATTTAATTCAAACACAATTTCAACAGATGTGTTATCAGGGAATGCTTTGGACATTAGTTACGTTTTGACCACCCTGCTCATGACCTTTGTTTCTCTTTTGTTGATGAGTATTGTGGGCGGATTGTTTCAATTTGCGGCTTGGACTAAATTTGATTACCCAGAACTTTCAATCATCCAGTGTTTGCAATACGCGTGGTATTTATTAAAAGATCGTTTAGGTACTTATATCCTATTACAACTTTCATTTATCGGGTGGTACCTTGTTGGAGCCCTAGCCTTGTTCTTTGGTTTATTGTGGGTTATCGCCTATGTCAATGTGACCATTGCAGGTTTTTACGAGCAAGCAAGACTTGAAAAAGAACCCCCAGCTACTTATTTTTCATAA
- a CDS encoding M42 family metallopeptidase, producing the protein MDKKEEQLLIDLTSAKGVPGNEEEVRQVYKKYAKDFAEDIFYDGLGSIIAKHGSGGGPKIFISGHMDEVGFMVTKITDKGFLEFQTLGGWWGQVMLAQQVEIKTQAGKVIHGVIGSKPPHVLTPQVRNKPYDIKDMFIDIGATSDKEAKEWGIRPGDMVTPYIEYKRLNGGKFLLAKAWDNRIGTAVSLRVLENLAKEGHPNVLFAGSDVQEEVGLRGARTSTHLVNPDIAFALDTGTAGDTPGMTPKEADSILGKGPQILIFDASMIPHKKLLNFVIDVAEEMDIPFQYTVITGGGTDAGQMHLTRDGVPSVAITVPVRYLHSHTSVIHEDDYLNTVKLVTELVKRLDHKTVEKIRSYD; encoded by the coding sequence TTGGATAAAAAAGAAGAACAGTTATTGATTGATCTGACTTCAGCCAAAGGAGTACCAGGCAATGAAGAAGAAGTGAGACAAGTCTATAAAAAGTATGCAAAAGACTTTGCGGAAGATATTTTTTATGATGGTTTAGGTAGTATTATCGCCAAACATGGTTCTGGTGGTGGACCTAAGATTTTTATTTCTGGTCATATGGATGAAGTGGGATTTATGGTAACTAAGATCACTGATAAAGGTTTTTTGGAATTTCAAACATTAGGTGGTTGGTGGGGACAAGTGATGTTAGCCCAACAAGTGGAAATCAAAACACAAGCTGGGAAAGTGATCCATGGCGTGATTGGTTCGAAACCGCCACATGTTTTAACCCCACAAGTAAGAAATAAACCGTATGATATCAAGGATATGTTTATTGATATTGGAGCAACAAGTGATAAAGAAGCAAAAGAATGGGGTATTCGCCCTGGCGATATGGTAACCCCATATATTGAGTATAAACGGTTGAATGGCGGTAAATTTTTACTAGCTAAGGCTTGGGACAATCGCATCGGTACAGCTGTTTCATTACGAGTTCTTGAGAATTTAGCAAAAGAAGGACATCCCAATGTTTTATTCGCAGGGAGCGATGTGCAAGAAGAAGTTGGCCTTAGAGGGGCACGCACAAGTACGCACTTAGTGAATCCAGATATCGCCTTTGCTTTAGATACAGGAACAGCTGGAGATACACCGGGGATGACGCCAAAAGAAGCGGATTCGATTTTGGGTAAAGGTCCACAAATCTTGATTTTTGATGCTTCAATGATTCCACATAAAAAACTGTTGAATTTTGTGATTGATGTGGCGGAAGAAATGGATATACCATTCCAATACACCGTCATTACTGGTGGTGGGACAGACGCAGGACAGATGCATTTGACAAGAGATGGGGTACCGTCTGTGGCGATTACTGTTCCGGTGCGGTATTTGCATTCACATACTTCAGTGATCCATGAAGATGATTATTTGAATACTGTGAAATTAGTGACGGAATTAGTGAAGCGATTAGACCACAAAACAGTTGAAAAGATTAGGAGTTATGATTAA
- the dltD gene encoding D-alanyl-lipoteichoic acid biosynthesis protein DltD: protein MKKKLFAIFGPILLAFGLIAVFFTSSYRVDLTDPTVIKKASTSMSENVLKGDTIKNEALAEKKYVPFFGSSELSRISPFHPSVLAEKYHRDYRPFLLGAPGTQSLSQYMMMRSAGDDLKNKKIVFIISPQWFVKDGVKKDYFDTYYSQLQTLDWLFSLKKITPADRYLARRLLHFSIVKKDEKLTEMLQMIKKGQLPSVEKRNQLRLNWNILKREDEMFSNIGLKSKQDKIDQAMKPLPANYQEKVLANLAENIGRKSTSDNSFELKNDFYKERIRHHLKELKNSQKNWDYRFSPEFSDFQLVLQQLAQEQAEALFIIPPVNQKWSDYTGLSQEMLQGFAKKIKFQLQSQGFDRIADFTKMADQPYFMEDTIHLGWKGWLAADQRIRPFLENQQQPSHYQLDPSFYSKDWQKHSPNDLKENQQ from the coding sequence ATGAAAAAGAAATTATTTGCTATTTTCGGTCCAATCCTTTTAGCCTTTGGATTGATAGCAGTTTTTTTCACTTCTTCGTATCGTGTGGATCTAACCGACCCAACAGTCATAAAAAAAGCTTCTACATCCATGTCCGAAAATGTGTTAAAAGGAGATACCATCAAAAACGAAGCCTTAGCTGAAAAAAAATATGTTCCTTTTTTTGGTTCAAGTGAACTCAGTCGGATCAGTCCGTTTCACCCATCCGTCTTGGCGGAGAAATACCATCGTGATTATCGTCCCTTCTTATTAGGGGCACCTGGGACACAATCATTAAGTCAGTATATGATGATGCGCTCTGCAGGAGATGATTTGAAAAATAAGAAAATCGTTTTTATCATTTCTCCACAATGGTTTGTCAAAGATGGCGTAAAAAAAGATTATTTTGATACGTATTATTCACAGTTACAAACCCTTGACTGGCTGTTCTCATTGAAAAAAATCACTCCTGCTGATCGTTATTTAGCTAGAAGACTTTTACATTTTTCTATCGTTAAAAAAGATGAAAAATTGACGGAAATGTTACAAATGATCAAAAAAGGTCAACTTCCTTCTGTTGAAAAACGAAATCAATTGCGCTTGAACTGGAATATTTTAAAAAGAGAAGATGAAATGTTCAGCAATATTGGTCTGAAAAGTAAACAAGACAAAATTGATCAGGCAATGAAGCCGTTGCCTGCTAATTATCAAGAAAAAGTTCTGGCAAACCTAGCGGAAAATATTGGGAGAAAAAGTACAAGCGACAATTCTTTTGAGTTAAAAAATGATTTTTATAAAGAGCGCATTCGTCACCACTTAAAAGAGCTGAAAAATTCTCAAAAAAATTGGGATTATCGTTTTTCACCTGAATTTTCAGATTTTCAATTAGTCCTACAGCAATTAGCCCAAGAACAGGCAGAAGCATTATTCATCATTCCACCTGTGAATCAAAAATGGAGTGATTATACTGGGTTATCTCAAGAAATGCTTCAAGGATTTGCAAAGAAAATCAAATTTCAATTGCAGAGTCAAGGCTTTGATCGGATCGCAGATTTTACAAAAATGGCTGATCAACCTTATTTCATGGAAGACACCATTCATTTAGGTTGGAAAGGGTGGCTAGCAGCAGATCAACGGATTAGACCGTTTTTAGAAAACCAACAACAACCAAGTCACTATCAATTGGATCCATCATTTTATAGTAAAGACTGGCAAAAACATTCACCAAATGATTTAAAAGAAAACCAACAGTAA
- the dltC gene encoding D-alanine--poly(phosphoribitol) ligase subunit DltC yields MEEQILTILEDITGTDEIRENRELDLFGEGLLDSLASVQLLVELDGQLDVQVPVSEFDREQWGTPNKIIAQVQELKG; encoded by the coding sequence ATGGAAGAACAAATTTTAACTATTTTAGAAGACATTACAGGAACAGATGAAATAAGAGAAAATCGAGAGCTTGATTTGTTTGGTGAAGGATTGCTGGATTCACTTGCTTCTGTTCAATTATTAGTCGAATTAGATGGACAATTAGATGTTCAAGTCCCTGTTTCTGAATTTGATCGTGAACAGTGGGGCACACCGAATAAAATCATTGCACAAGTACAAGAATTGAAGGGATGA
- the dltB gene encoding D-alanyl-lipoteichoic acid biosynthesis protein DltB, whose product MTFPHMIPYAEPYYFLLLIIGLVPIVLSLLIRGKRLPIYQTLITLLFLFISFGGVYWQQGVALIAYVVWQTLLVWAYFVYRQKENQGIWFYLAVILAIFPLFLTKVTPFFAHGKESFLAFLGISYLTFKSVQMIMEIRDGLIKNYQPFRYIQFLLFFPTISSGPIDRYRRFEKDQCQPPATEKYLTLLEKGIQNIFLGFLYKFIIGYYLGQVLLPIVSKAALQHGGFSWSLVGYTYVYSLYLFFDFAGYSLFAVGTSYLMGYQTPINFNKPFLSWNIKEFWNRWHMTLSFWFRDYVYMRLMFFLMKKKWFKSKIVTSNIGYYALFLLMGIWHGLTWYYIVYGLYHATLICLTDVWLRFKKKHKKQLPSNWFTHAFAVFMTFQAVCFSLLIFSGFLDQLLFK is encoded by the coding sequence ATGACCTTTCCACATATGATCCCGTACGCAGAACCTTATTATTTTCTGCTGTTAATCATCGGTTTAGTACCGATCGTGCTATCATTGTTGATTCGAGGGAAAAGATTGCCAATTTATCAAACACTCATCACCTTGCTTTTCTTATTCATCAGTTTTGGTGGTGTCTATTGGCAACAAGGTGTAGCCTTGATTGCATATGTTGTTTGGCAGACATTATTAGTTTGGGCTTACTTCGTTTACCGTCAAAAGGAAAATCAAGGTATTTGGTTTTACTTAGCGGTGATCCTAGCGATTTTCCCATTATTTTTAACAAAAGTCACACCGTTTTTTGCCCATGGGAAAGAATCTTTTCTAGCTTTTCTAGGGATCTCCTATCTAACCTTTAAATCTGTTCAGATGATCATGGAAATTAGGGATGGATTGATCAAGAACTATCAGCCTTTTCGTTATATTCAATTTTTACTCTTTTTTCCAACGATTTCATCTGGACCAATCGATCGCTATAGAAGATTTGAAAAGGATCAATGTCAGCCGCCTGCAACTGAGAAATATCTGACATTATTAGAAAAAGGTATCCAAAATATTTTTCTAGGTTTTTTATACAAATTTATTATTGGCTATTATTTGGGTCAAGTGTTGTTACCAATCGTTTCCAAAGCTGCCTTGCAACATGGTGGTTTTTCTTGGTCATTAGTAGGATATACCTATGTGTATAGTTTATATCTGTTTTTTGACTTTGCAGGCTATAGTTTGTTTGCGGTGGGAACGAGTTACTTGATGGGGTACCAAACACCAATCAACTTTAACAAACCATTCTTGTCTTGGAATATCAAAGAATTTTGGAATCGTTGGCACATGACGTTATCATTTTGGTTTCGAGATTATGTTTATATGCGCTTGATGTTTTTCTTGATGAAGAAAAAATGGTTCAAAAGTAAAATTGTAACCTCGAATATTGGTTATTATGCATTATTCCTATTGATGGGAATCTGGCATGGTCTAACTTGGTATTACATCGTGTATGGGTTGTATCATGCTACTTTGATTTGCTTAACCGACGTTTGGCTACGATTCAAGAAAAAACATAAAAAACAACTACCATCCAATTGGTTTACTCACGCTTTTGCTGTCTTTATGACTTTCCAAGCAGTTTGTTTTAGTTTATTGATATTTTCGGGCTTTTTAGACCAACTATTGTTTAAGTAA
- the dltA gene encoding D-alanine--poly(phosphoribitol) ligase subunit DltA has product MDIQTIVESIDFFGQTEPDRVVYQTETTEHTYGELKRKSDALAAYLDRNLQKQGPIVVFGNLEFEMIVSFLGATKAGHAYLPIEEHTPNERIESILRVAKPALIISVGDWQMETDGIPVISREELATITKKESQYEATHPVKGDENYYIIFTSGTTGEPKGVQISHDNLLSFVRWTIQEFHLEQGLRFLAQAPFSFDLSVFSIYPALVTGGMLKPLEKAVIQDFRQLFSTLAKLKLDVWVSTPSFIDICLMEPTFDAEHVPDLATFLFCGEELTKKTAQELLKRFPEARIYNTYGPTEATVAISSIQITQGILDRYERLPIGYIKEDTEVQIVNDQKVQPVNQTGEIIILGPSVSKGYLNNPEKTKAAFFKKQDQQSYHTGDAGFLNEEGLLFYEGRMDQQIKLHGYRIELGDIEHGLLLDERIKQAIVVPKYQGTKVQQLVAFIVLEKNSPEPSFKLSKSIKEKLAHSVMDYMIPQKINYIDLLPQTVNGKIDRKKLIAEVNPQ; this is encoded by the coding sequence ATGGATATTCAAACAATCGTTGAATCAATTGATTTTTTTGGTCAAACGGAACCAGATCGGGTCGTTTATCAGACAGAAACCACAGAGCATACCTATGGGGAGCTAAAAAGAAAGTCCGATGCTTTAGCAGCTTATTTAGACAGAAATCTACAGAAACAGGGACCAATCGTGGTTTTTGGAAATCTAGAGTTTGAAATGATCGTTTCTTTTCTGGGGGCCACCAAAGCCGGTCATGCCTATCTTCCGATTGAAGAACATACGCCGAATGAGCGAATTGAATCAATTCTTCGAGTAGCAAAACCAGCTTTGATCATTAGTGTCGGTGACTGGCAGATGGAAACAGATGGTATCCCAGTGATTTCTCGGGAAGAATTAGCAACGATCACGAAAAAAGAGAGTCAATACGAAGCAACACATCCAGTTAAAGGTGACGAAAATTATTACATTATTTTTACCTCTGGTACTACAGGTGAGCCCAAGGGTGTGCAAATCAGTCATGATAACTTATTGAGCTTTGTTCGTTGGACGATCCAGGAATTTCATCTTGAACAGGGGCTACGTTTCTTAGCACAAGCACCATTTTCGTTTGACTTATCTGTTTTTTCGATTTATCCAGCACTTGTGACAGGAGGAATGTTAAAACCCTTAGAAAAAGCGGTTATTCAAGACTTTAGACAATTATTTTCTACTTTAGCAAAGTTGAAATTAGATGTCTGGGTGTCAACTCCTTCATTTATCGATATCTGTTTGATGGAACCCACTTTTGATGCGGAACATGTACCAGATCTAGCCACTTTCTTGTTCTGTGGGGAAGAATTAACCAAAAAAACAGCGCAAGAATTATTAAAACGATTCCCTGAAGCCCGTATTTATAACACGTATGGACCAACGGAAGCCACGGTTGCTATTTCAAGTATCCAAATCACTCAAGGTATTTTAGATCGCTATGAACGTTTACCGATTGGTTATATCAAAGAAGATACCGAGGTTCAGATTGTGAATGATCAAAAAGTGCAACCGGTCAATCAAACAGGCGAAATTATTATCTTGGGTCCTAGTGTCTCCAAGGGGTATCTGAATAATCCAGAAAAAACCAAAGCTGCTTTTTTCAAGAAACAGGATCAACAAAGTTATCATACTGGCGATGCTGGGTTTCTTAATGAGGAAGGTCTTTTGTTCTATGAGGGACGAATGGATCAACAGATAAAACTTCATGGGTATCGTATCGAATTAGGAGATATCGAACACGGGCTTTTGTTAGATGAACGGATTAAACAAGCGATAGTTGTTCCAAAATACCAAGGAACCAAAGTTCAACAACTAGTTGCTTTTATTGTATTAGAAAAAAATTCGCCAGAACCAAGTTTTAAACTCTCTAAATCAATTAAGGAAAAATTGGCACATTCGGTCATGGATTACATGATCCCTCAAAAAATCAATTACATTGATCTTTTACCACAAACGGTGAACGGGAAAATCGATCGGAAAAAATTAATAGCTGAGGTGAATCCTCAATGA
- a CDS encoding teichoic acid D-Ala incorporation-associated protein DltX, protein MKNWWNNPQFRYWGTFVVRTLLYSAIIFMLIYLYHYKNVQGGSFIYNEF, encoded by the coding sequence TTGAAAAATTGGTGGAATAATCCTCAATTTAGGTACTGGGGCACGTTTGTGGTACGAACATTATTGTATAGTGCAATTATTTTTATGTTGATTTATTTGTACCATTATAAAAATGTCCAAGGCGGATCTTTTATCTATAATGAATTTTAG
- a CDS encoding ABC transporter permease translates to MDYLNRITFFVISANRFFFNRRQREIGIYQLFGVKKTQISLIYVLETMAIGLFACTAGIILGIIFSKLFSMILIRMMNLQITSLFFISVPSIFETFLLFFLILSVVSLYSLWKIWRYPTIRNFGEYDHLESSKLRVRTRHRFLGTLGLLLISSGYFFAVHYREFAAKLFIFTQDLRFPFLLFVLILLFCVIGTYLFFCFSLRVLIDLVSRSRIKYRGINFLLIGNTQIHLLKSWRINSLITLIMALALTMIGAMMSATVIMSRNVEMVSPVSYQMDKATADKLRPLLASEGQTITKEMTINYKVIGSYYNDKLDGISEEKVFQLVNLIPEKEYHAFRQFNPKMPKIDLTSDNSTVVLDSMKNIFRNFSMYDSTFYLPDQTLDIQATLPNFLGDGSLRYFGPTLVVSDDYFAKASGLNYQVVNWNVQGGDQEKIIERISKEIPTSYENIIYYDYEIKGESITGTIHKNESHQEKAASDQSSDEYNNEDSRLNFSARFPFKRTVEQGIGLMAYVSIFIGIIVIVTTGSMLMVRQLAEAEEERENYQLLTKLGISRKKVKRVIFGQNAIMFFPPIILGSMHTFFAIEVFTQYVDTANYGLAYLICGSLVLIYILFYYITSVLYCRIIEE, encoded by the coding sequence TTGGATTATCTTAATCGTATTACTTTTTTTGTTATTAGTGCAAATCGTTTTTTCTTTAACCGCAGACAAAGAGAGATTGGGATCTATCAGTTGTTTGGTGTGAAGAAAACCCAAATCTCACTGATCTATGTATTGGAAACAATGGCTATTGGATTATTCGCCTGTACAGCAGGGATTATTTTAGGAATCATTTTCTCAAAATTATTTTCTATGATCTTGATTCGCATGATGAACTTGCAAATCACGAGTCTTTTCTTCATTTCTGTGCCATCGATTTTTGAAACATTTCTGTTGTTTTTTTTGATTTTATCTGTTGTTTCTTTGTATTCATTATGGAAAATCTGGCGCTATCCGACGATTCGAAATTTTGGCGAATACGATCATTTGGAAAGTAGCAAGTTAAGAGTTCGGACACGCCATCGTTTTTTAGGAACACTGGGTTTATTGCTGATCTCTAGTGGTTATTTCTTTGCGGTCCACTATCGGGAATTTGCTGCTAAACTTTTTATTTTTACGCAAGATCTTCGCTTTCCTTTCTTATTATTTGTTCTGATCCTGCTGTTTTGTGTGATCGGGACATATCTGTTCTTTTGTTTTTCCCTACGTGTGTTAATTGATTTGGTGAGTCGTTCTCGAATTAAGTATCGAGGGATCAACTTCTTGCTGATCGGCAATACGCAGATCCATCTGCTGAAAAGCTGGCGGATCAATTCGTTGATCACACTGATCATGGCTCTAGCTTTAACGATGATTGGCGCAATGATGAGTGCGACTGTCATCATGTCTCGAAATGTGGAGATGGTCTCACCGGTATCTTATCAAATGGATAAGGCAACAGCCGACAAGCTGCGACCGCTTCTTGCAAGTGAAGGGCAAACGATCACAAAAGAAATGACGATCAATTACAAAGTAATTGGAAGTTACTATAATGATAAGTTAGACGGGATTTCTGAGGAAAAAGTATTTCAATTGGTAAATTTGATTCCAGAAAAAGAATATCATGCCTTTCGACAATTCAATCCTAAAATGCCTAAAATTGATTTAACATCGGATAACAGCACTGTGGTATTAGATAGTATGAAAAATATCTTTAGAAATTTTTCAATGTATGATTCAACATTCTACTTGCCTGATCAAACTTTAGATATTCAAGCAACCTTACCTAATTTTTTAGGAGATGGTTCGTTGAGGTATTTCGGTCCGACACTCGTTGTCAGTGATGATTATTTTGCTAAAGCATCTGGACTAAACTATCAAGTGGTCAATTGGAATGTGCAAGGGGGAGATCAGGAAAAAATCATTGAACGTATTTCTAAAGAGATTCCTACAAGTTATGAGAACATCATTTATTATGATTATGAGATCAAAGGAGAGTCTATAACTGGAACGATTCATAAAAATGAATCGCACCAAGAAAAAGCAGCTTCAGATCAATCTTCTGATGAATACAATAATGAAGATTCACGTCTTAACTTTTCTGCACGTTTCCCATTTAAACGGACAGTTGAACAAGGAATTGGTTTAATGGCGTATGTTTCGATCTTTATTGGAATAATTGTTATTGTCACGACTGGAAGCATGCTGATGGTTCGTCAATTAGCAGAAGCAGAAGAAGAACGAGAGAATTATCAATTATTAACGAAATTAGGGATTTCTCGAAAAAAAGTGAAGCGAGTCATCTTTGGACAAAATGCGATCATGTTTTTCCCACCAATTATTTTGGGGAGTATGCATACCTTTTTTGCCATTGAAGTATTTACTCAATATGTCGATACAGCAAATTATGGGTTAGCATATCTGATTTGTGGCTCACTTGTCTTGATCTATATCTTGTTTTATTACATCACAAGTGTCTTATATTGCAGGATTATTGAGGAGTAA
- a CDS encoding ABC transporter ATP-binding protein produces the protein MDKMIEVKHVSKSYGNKLSPVKVLDNISFTVEKGEFVGIMGPSGAGKTTLMNILSTINLPTMGSVLIQGNEITKMKNNELSDFRRKKLGFIFQEFNLIDTLNAKDNILLPLAVERISKEEMEKSVLHVAQLLGIEEILKRYPDELSVSQRQRIAAARALVIQPQVIFADEPTGSLDSKSATELLNYLTTMNRVEKSTILLVTHDPYTASYCDRILFIKDGVIFSEVVRRGSRNEFFERVIDMQATIGGGGKLNAL, from the coding sequence ATGGATAAAATGATCGAGGTAAAACATGTAAGTAAAAGCTATGGAAATAAGCTTTCGCCGGTAAAAGTACTTGATAATATCTCTTTTACAGTAGAAAAAGGAGAATTTGTTGGCATCATGGGTCCGAGTGGTGCTGGAAAGACGACTTTGATGAATATTCTTTCGACGATCAATCTACCAACGATGGGAAGTGTGTTGATCCAAGGAAATGAGATCACTAAAATGAAAAATAATGAATTGAGTGACTTCCGTCGCAAAAAATTAGGATTTATTTTTCAAGAATTTAATTTGATCGATACATTGAATGCGAAGGACAATATCTTACTACCATTAGCGGTGGAACGAATCTCGAAAGAAGAGATGGAAAAAAGTGTGTTGCATGTTGCTCAATTATTAGGGATCGAAGAAATCTTAAAACGTTATCCAGATGAATTATCAGTTAGTCAGAGACAACGGATTGCGGCTGCTAGAGCATTAGTTATTCAACCACAAGTCATTTTTGCTGATGAGCCAACCGGGTCTCTGGACTCGAAATCAGCCACCGAGTTACTAAATTATTTAACAACGATGAACCGAGTAGAAAAATCAACTATCTTATTAGTAACACATGATCCGTATACAGCCAGTTATTGTGATCGGATTTTATTTATCAAAGATGGGGTGATTTTCTCTGAAGTAGTTCGCAGAGGTTCAAGAAACGAATTTTTTGAACGGGTGATTGATATGCAGGCGACCATTGGGGGAGGTGGAAAACTCAATGCTTTATAA